The following coding sequences lie in one Schistosoma mansoni strain Puerto Rico chromosome 3, complete genome genomic window:
- a CDS encoding putative serine-rich repeat protein 2, producing the protein MPNTVNIERHKLNQAMYQKLKKYIMSKRKREQEEKAQDAIVKRLRREREESKRQAEMDTETLENTKKEILVTRKRIEELTSRRNELFQRLKQIASEETSLREKQKSETMAYLAGMPPTQFGLEPNTTSTPNRITAPQTTLPTGQPLQPQAVQHVSVPKHNLSSNGSASIPSINSETLSGSQSPHRPHHPLFGLNGSKPAHTTISTQTGLGMQQSLTSITNNPSATMAAVAAAVAAQQRSMPVSHPQPLQLHISMASLANSSSLAGNSLGIAYPNSSVSLAEVVAALAASGLCSLPTHLSSNPPPISSGNLVPNFTFSSRASPSVPDGHHNRDAMTALSSGNIHPNLSYHQNVIQSANMSKNPAVSIHHNPNLDFSSSTLDTAKVCLAQLAAAAAGNNNNSGNHISQQNVLPSNQQLQKAHQILRSLNASNPLISPLLSGNTSDLDISQTTSTPSSTPISGSPLLPPAPISYRGSITTGQSAQQIQLQQQAHQKQQHNLSKYMTQVDYSSARGPGAQNMESSHLLTPNYTANISSTQGARFTNQQQQLHANNLIMLNLTSTSSHNNAPTLTNTGKCLTGSRHIENNSLRNSVNNNTSTSIQFNSSSSGVTSVTSNSTISPSISNTGSSIALNPGLTPFPADLSSLNYLTSATLAAAFQQQQQQLNKLVMSANNIPSSHGHSNTSGPPSSSSNNSGRRFF; encoded by the exons ATGCCGAACACTGTTAACATAGAAAGACATAAGCTTAACCAAGCAATGTACCAGAAACTGAAGAAATATATAATGAGCAAAAGAAAACGAGAACAAGAAG AGAAAGCACAAGACGCAATTGTTAAGCGTTTACGACGCGAAAGGGAAGAATCTAAACGACAAGCGGAAATGGATACGGAAACTTTAGAAAATACTAAAAAGGAG ATTTTGGTAACACGTAAACGCATAGAAGAACTTACATCTAGACGAAATGAGCTATTCCAGCGACTAAAACAAATCGCTAGCGAGGAAACAAGTCTTCGCGAAAAACAAAAAAG TGAAACCATGGCTTACTTAGCAGGTATGCCGCCTACTCAATTCGGTTTGGAACCAAACACTACTAGCACGCCAAATCGGATTACGGCGCCTCAAACTACATTACCTACAGGACAGCCACTGCAACCACAGGCTGTCCAACATGTCTCTGTGCCAAAACATAACTTGAGTTCAAATGGATCTGCATCAATACCTAGTATAAATTCCGAAACATTGAGTGGTTCTCAGTCTCCTCACAGACCGCATCATCCTTTATTTGGTTTGAATGGATCTAAACCGGCTCATACAACAATTTCGACTCAAACGGGACTCGGTATGCAGCAAAGTTTGACGTCAATAACAAATAATCCGTCGGCCACAATGGCTGCAGTAGCGGCTGCCGTAGCAGCACAACAAAGGTCAATGCC GGTTTCCCATCCACAGCCGCTGCAGCTGCATATTTCAATG GCTTCCTTGGCGAACTCATCTTCTCTTGCAGGAAATTCTCTAGGAATAGCATATCCCAATTCCTCTGTCAGCCTTGCTGAAGTTGTTGCTGCCCTTGCTGCGTCAGGATTATGTTCCCTCCCAACACATCTTTCATCGAATCCACCGCCAATATCAAGTGGAAATTTGGTTCCAAATTTTACATTCAGCAGTCGTGCATCTCCTTCCGTCCCAGATGGTCATCACAACCGTGACGCTATGACAGCACTTTCATCAGGAAACATACACCCCAACTTATCTTATCATCAAAACGTAATACAGTCAGCCAATATGTCAAAAAACCCTGCAGTATCTATTCATCATAATCCTA ATCTTGATTTTTCCAGCTCCACACTAGATACCGCAAAAGTGTGCTTAGCCCAACTAGCAGCAGCTGCCGCcggcaacaataataatagtggaaATCACATAAGCCAACAAAATGTCTTGCCTAGTAATCAACAATTACAGAAAGCTCATCAAATTCTACGTTCACTGAATGCTTCAAATCCTCTAATATCTCCATTACTTAGTGGTAACACTTCAGATTTGGATATTTCTCAAACTACTTCTACTCCTTCATCAACACCCATATCTGGTAGTCCTTTACTACCACCAGCTCCAATCAGTTATAGAGGAAGCATTACTACTGGGCAATCTGCTCAGCAAATCCAACTTCAACAGCAAGCTCATCAAAAGCAACAGCATAACTTGTCGAAGTATATGACACAGGTTGATTACAGTTCAGCACGTGGTCCTGGTGCACAAAATATGGAAAGTTCGCAT TTATTGACACCTAATTATACTGCTAATATCTCATCAACCCAAGGAGCAAGGTTCACGAATCAGCAACAACAACTTCATGCAAATAATCTCATTATGCTAAACCTAACGTCTACATCATCTCATAACAACGCACCTACTTTAACTAATACTGGTAAATGTCTTACAGGTAGTCGTCATATAGAAAATAATTCTTTAAGAAATTCAGTTAATAACAATACAAGTACATCTATACAATTCAATTCATCTTCATCTGGTGTTACATCAGTAACttcaaactcaacaatttcaCCATCTATATCGAATACTGGATCTTCTATTGCTTTGAATCCAGGATTAACTCCATTTCCAGCTGATCTTAGCTCATTAAATTATCTAACATCTGCAACTTTAGCTGCTGCTtttcagcaacaacaacaacaattaaaTAAACTTGTCATGTCAGCAAATAACATACCTTCGTCACATGGACATTCAAACACTTCCGGACCACCTTCTAGTTCATCGAATAATTCTGGGCGTCGATTTTTTTGA